The Triticum aestivum cultivar Chinese Spring chromosome 5A, IWGSC CS RefSeq v2.1, whole genome shotgun sequence genomic sequence AAtcagttgtactccctctgttccaaaacagatgacttaattttgtactaactttagtacaaagttggtataaaattgggtcatctattttagaacggagagaGTACTAGTTAATAACACCTTTATGTTCACCCTCTATAACAAAAGATAATTATGGGCTAACTTTTTTGGCCATCCAATCACTGGACTCATCTCCTTCCTGGGTTCTTGTGAACATCAATCTCTGATTACTTTTCAGGTTCACGTAATCAACCTGAATAAGAAAATCAACAGTATTAAGCAACACGATAGAGGCATATGAATCTGCAATAAGTATAACTCATTCTGTATTTTAAAGTATAAAGGCAGATACCGATATAGCGATAAGATAACTTAACCTAACCTTTTCTGGATCAAGAGTCAGAAGACAATAGGCATCAACTGGGCCAGCTGACGGATCGAGATGAACATCCGTAACGTGGTCATCATTTGCGACGGGGACCCCTGGAGATGGTCCTAAGTATTGCAATCTTGACTTTACTGAACTGGCGAACCAAGCTTTCTCTCGTTGCTGTGCGATAAAACAACCAATGTTGAGCAAAAGGATTATAAAAGAGCAAAAGGATTATAAAAGAGCACTTAATATCAATGAATGCAGCTGTGCTGCTTCTAAGCATCACCAAAAGCTTTGAAAGATGAAAGTTGTGGAGACATTAATACTATGTTAAGCCGTCATATCTCAATGAGATGATCAAACCCTGTGTGTGAGAAACTATACCGAAGTAAACTAGCTACTAGAACAGTTATGTTCAGTTTTGTGCAAAACCAAATCTTCAATTACAGATATCATTTCATATGCAAGACACCTCCACTACGCAGAGCACAAAGCAGACTGTACTCAGCTCTAACCTGGAGCTTGGCAGGATCGGGACAGGAACCATCGATCACATCTATGATGCCGCTGATACGAAATTGTTCCCATGAATCGGTGAAATACCAGCATATCTGCAAGACATTGAATATCAGGCATTCCTCTGCGAGAACTCGGCACTTGTGACGCTTAAAATGGTGATACGCAATTCTGCAAATTCTTCACATCCCCTACCTCGCCGAGGGGCCACTCCTTGATCTCACCAATCTGTTCGTTCGCAATTCGCACAACCAAACCAGCAAGGGAATCAGCGAGCAGCAAGAAAAGAACTATGTATATATAACAAGGTTAGAAAAGCACGGGATTAGTGGAAGCAACCTTGTTGCTCCGCGCATCCGTATTAATCTGAATCTTGTCGCAGTGTTCTTGGAAGCCCCTAGCAAGACCAAAATTCCAGGTCAAAACCGGTAAGCGATGGAGGGGGAGGGCAGGGAGCTACTCCCAGCAAGGCCGGCACCTGAACACGACGGTGCGGTTCGccggcctgccgccgccgcccaccgtgGCCTGAAACGACGGACCGTCCGTTAGGGTATCAAGTTTTTCtccccaaaagaaggggatggggagggggaCGGGGGATGGGAGCGTACGAGCTGGAAGAAGGTGGAGTGCTTGAGGTGCGCGTTGGTGTCCAGCGCTCGCTGCAGCAGCAACCTCCATGGGCTCGAGAGCGTCGACGCGGCGGCGCCACCGCCGGCCATCTCTGCCTGTCGCCGCCTCCTGCCGTCTCGCCTCACTCGCACTGAATGTTCGCTTGACGCTGGTTGATGCTGGGCGGGGAGATTAGCGCGGATGAGCGGCTAGGATCTCCCGGGCGATGTCCCGCCGGGCCCACGGGCCAGTGACAGTTAACGGGAGGTGCCTTATGCAACactaataaaaaaaataaaaagagctcGTACGATTGCAAAGGAGGAAAAAAAATACCGCACGCTCCTAACCCAATCTATCCCTTCTATCCCTAATCCCTAtttctctccctaataataaagcacggattgggtcttcgggttcaccgtcacaatacactTTCTTgctgtgaatttacgctttcaggtCTTTTTCTTGAAACAAAAATTCttgaaacagaaaaagaaaaaaaatgcagaaAACTGCGTCCGACAGGATTTGAACCAGGGTCGCTTGGAGATAGCCCAGCGCCCCAAGCCAATTCAGCTAGCTTGCTTGTCACGTTAATTAACTGAAACTTAATCTAATCTCTCTAACACATGGGCCGAGCTGGCCCACTCCAAGGACGCAGCCAACCAAACAGGCCTATTTGTTGCCAGctaattagtcccacctcgcctttTTCAATTTAATTCCACCGATTTATATAGGACTATGAGTTGTATGACAATCAACAAGGAGCCTCGAGGATTAACTAGCGAAGGATGAGATGTGGGTTGGCGTTGTGGCTGCACGATACACGAAAATAGAGGGGCAtgagaaaaataaaagaagaaaggaGAATTAATAAAGAAGGAGAAATAATAGAAAGAGAGATTTTAGATTTGCTAGCTTAAAAACACTAATTACATGGGTGTTCGGTCTACAATTTTATTGTGCCTCCAGCTATTTCATCGGCTATGACACATACATTCAGTCTTTATAGCCCAACGGGGCCATCGGCTACGACACATACATTCAGTCTTTATAGCCCAACGGGGCCATAGTTGCCTATCGCACGTCCTGATCTGATGCGGCCGGGGTGCATCTTTTCAATCTCATTAACGTAAAAAGGTAACAATTTTGATGGTGTATTTTTTGTTACCTTTGTACCCATCATCCATATAATTGCAATGCCCATGTGACTAAAGTTCAGTAGTGCCCCAATGGCATTCATGACCTCTCGACAAGGAGACTAAATGGCGGTGGGTTGAGTCTCGTCCGTCGCTCGACTGGACATACAAAGTGTCTCGGATACACGCAGACAGAAAAAAAATAGACTAGAGTTTTTACAAAACTTGGCTAAAACATGAGCCACAACATTACAATGCTGACGAACATGCTTGAAAGTCGAAGAAGCGAAGACGAGGGCACAGCGAAAAAAACTTTAGAACTCATAAATAGTCTCACCTCGCTCCTTTTCAACCAATTCAATCCATTTATATACGTGAGTGACTTTGCCGCATCAGAAATCAACTAGCCTCTGAGGGGAAAAGAATGAAGGAATTAATCCGCAAGAGAGGGAAGAGCGAGTACGTTCGAAGGAAGAATCAGATAAGTGCACAATCGGGCAGCCAACATCCACGCGTGTGTGGCCCAAACCAAATATGGAAAATCAGATAAGGACAATCAGCAGCCGCCGGCAACGGCCTGGGAAATCAACCCAGGAGAGGGAACGGAATGGAATTAGAAGGATGAAGAAAATGAAACGGAATGAAGCCAGCGTGATCACACCGCAGAGCCTCGCGAGCTAGGGCCAAGCGAAATTGAGACGACAAGGTCGAGCGTCAGAGGAGAGGGGCACCGACGGACACCGCTGCCACCCCGACGCTTCACTCGACGGACCCGGGATTGGAAAGGAGGGGGGGGGTGCATACCACCGGCCCCGGCGTCTTCTCCTGGCCCAGGCCGAATGCCGACACGACAAGGCCGGGCACTCCAGGAGTGCACCGTCGACGCCGAGGAGGTGTGACCGCGCGCGTGCTCGATCCTGTTTTCTTGGTTAGTTGTGGAAGAGGGAAGAGAAAGAGGGGGGGTACACGGCACCGTGGGTGGGAACCTTGGGCCGAGCAGAGGACGAACAGCGCTGCTGGGTGGGATGTTGGGTGCTGGCCTACTCGGTGATGAGGAGCAGCATTGCGTGGATAAAAGAGGGCCACACAGGAGGATAACTCGGCGGGGATATTGGTATGTGTTCTCTGTGGGGATAAttatcttcttttttcttttttttccatgATAATACGCGTCTCATTTATATAGAACAAGTTACAAGGCACGTAAGGGCCGACCATACATAATTGAAAAGATAGGAAAATCCTATGCAGAATACCAACGCCTGTCCCTTTCCTTCGACACCATCGAAGCGGCCACCAAAGGATAAAAAGACATATCACCTCTTCACCCAAGCTCGATGCGGCTCCATCACTAAtcagcagctttacggacctccaaagtagtttgTTCGAAGCAAAACCATAGAtgttgaaagaatcagaccggggcaacatgtccccggacacgccatcgaacttcaaAACTGACACCCCCGCATGACGACGAAGTCGGAGGAGGAAACCAGAACTGTCAGCCGTCAACCACAGACCCAACACAAGATACtccatcttccagctgtcacttgcgTAGACAACTGCCTGTGCGTACTCCTAAACGACAAAACCTCCCTACTCCACCATGATGTCGGAGGCAACAACGCAACAATGGAGACAGAGATGAAGGAGAGACACACCTAAtagagtcgccgccgccgccttgccaacaccatccatgaaccctaacgcTGCCGATCTGAGGGATCGACAAAgacacgatgccatcaactccgagaAGCCGCCATGAAAAACACCGCCGGTGTGGGAGTGGAGTTGAGGCAGATTTATTCATCCAAGCACTGCTCCCACCACCCCAACGACGCCCCACGACCTATAAATCCAAATCCTAACTACAGAGCGGAGGAACGGGTCCCCCTCCCTCCTGTCGCCGGAGCAGCGACCGAAGGGAGAGGGGGCCAGTTCCCCGGCCGTTGGAGATCAAAGGAAATAGGTCGCCTCTCCCTAGACgcttggtggtggcggcggctagggtaggaaCGCCTCGACTAGACAGCGACTGGCCGTGGGGATAATTATATGCTGTTGTTTGTTTGCTAAAACGTAGAAGAAGCGTATACGTGATGGATGGTGTACATGGCCTTCACATGAAATTTATCAAAAAAGTTTGTCTTTTTATGGTGATGATGCAGAGTGAGTGCGGTTCGGTCTTTGGGCCAAGTTTCAAGTAGTGCAGAAGAAAAGGAACACAATATAATTTTGCAAACCAAGCAACCAACATTTTCCTTAAAAAATGTCAACATAGTAAAAGCCAGTTTGCTTTTAAATATTAACAAAAAAATGTATACAAACAATCCCACTTCAATGCACCACTACTCTTTCATCCAAAATAAATTTGTTTGCATTGAAACCTTTTGAAAATTCTAGGAAAAACATTTAGATTAGTTATTAAACTCTCGAACAGTATACAACAATTTCAACATCTGTATATCCCGCTAAAAACACTTACGTTCTTCTGCCCGATGATAGTGCTAAGTTGAAGGAGGGGCCATCAAAGGACACCCTGATGACTTTCTCATCTTTACACTACATGGTCTGGACACCAACAAATTTTTTTAATTGCGGACACCAAGTGTGTGTGTTTTTTTAGACAAAGAGTGTTCCAAAATCTTCTTATTTAGAAAGACATGCttttaaatatgttcatgttttttttAAAATGCACAAAACTCTCGAAAATGTTCCAATTATTAACAAAACCATTTAAAATCGAccgcaaaattttcaaatttcatagTTAAAAAACATGTGGTCAAAAAAATTCATCTTCAAAAGATGTTTCAGTTCTAATAAAAAGAtaaaattttcaatttttttaattacTTTATAGTAAAGAAATAATTGTGTTTTTTGAGAAATAAAAAATAGAACTGATTACTAGACTATCCCATGCACCACTATTCTTTCATTGATGAAAGATGTTAGGATGGCTTATTTACGTCCATGCGTCATACTTCGGAAAGAGATAACATTATAAACTTATAGCGATGTTTATCCGAACTGGATCTAAGAAATGGCGCTACTGTCACACAGAGCATGTTTTATGAATTTttagcccgttgcaacgcacgggcatttgtactagttaataataaagcacggattgactccgtgggttcaccgtcacaatacgctttctttccgtgaatttacgctttcagtttgcaTAAGCCGCTGCtaacgaggtggtactaaaataACGTACATGTCCGATTTTTCTTTCCGGAACGTTCATGGGCCAGATGGGTCGAGTTGAGCCTGCCTTTCTTTTCCCTTGTTCATTGGAAGTCTATATTTACCCGCTGCCACCCCTAAGTAAAAGAAAAAAATGTTGTCGTTTGGTATATTCACCCCGTGATTCGATCTAATCGATGCGAGTCAACGAGCAGGGGGGCATCAGGCGGCTCCGGATCGAGCGACATCCGCAAAGGGCGGCGGTGGCGCACGGGCTCGACGCGCAAAAAGACGGTGGCATCCGGATCCAGGTGAGCGGCTTAGGGGTTCTCCGGGGCGGCGCCATGGTTGCTCCGATGACGAGGATGTGGCACTCCCCTTCTGGTGCGGCGCACGAGGGAAGGAGGAAGGGATCGACCCAAGACGGGGGCTGAGGCCGGCAACGCCTTCTACACAAGCCTCACCAGTGGTGCCCTCTACACCTTCTCGCTCACCCCCGGCACCTTCTCGCTCACCACCGGCGTAATAGTCATCCTCGACGCCGTCAGCTCTGTACAAGGCACCAATCGGCATCTTCGACGGCCACAAGTTCTCCTACTATGCCTCCGTCGCTTCCGCCAGCATTGTTTGGGTGCGACGACATGGATGTCCGGCACCTCGGCCAGCAGCGACCGCGCCCATGGTGGCCATGCACGCTAAGCTACCAAGCACACAGCTCGATTGATCTACAGGAACTAGTAATAATCATGACTCAAAACCCAATAGGTCTACGTCCTTTATTCAAACATGACATCCCATCTTTGATgccgcttatccttcttctcacTCTCCCCGACAGTGATCTCGATGCTCATGCAATCACAAGCGTTTGAATATGCTTTCGCGAGGTTTTGCTGAGGCGTAGATGCGTGGTTATATATGATTTCTTTCTCCAGTCTGGTTTTTGCTAACGTATTCATTTCCAATCCGAAACGACATTGGTATGAAAAAAAATCGGATCATGTGTTGTTGATTAAGGTTGCACCTTAAATAGCATTTAAAAATTATTGAGACGCAAAATAACATCGTATTCAGATTCTATATagtttttctaatcaaatttcatatataacatgttaaaattgaaGTTAGGGTTTAAAAGATGGATATTATTCTTAAAGTATTTGATATGGATTGCGTGTTGATTACGAGAAACAACAGGAGATTCTCTACAAACGCGAGACATTTTCATGTTCTCACTTAAATCTAGATTGCGGTTTGTTTATTAAAAAAATAAGGGTTCTCTGCAAAAGCGAAAGACTTACTTAAACTTGTACTGCGGGTTGGTTACCGGAAACATCAGGGGATTTTCTACAAAAAAGGCAACGGATGAGCAAAAACAATCCTATCGTATTATTAGGTATAGAATTGTTAGTGCCACGCCGGTTATGGGACTGTTTTGTTAGGGGATAATCCAACTCTGGTAAGCGACCGGCGACAACAGCGAGTAAGTGACTCGCTCTGACGGTGATAGTGGTCAGTGGTCTAGAGACCTTGATATAATTCTTTTTTTTTGGAGGTGCTTTGTATTTCTGATGAACTTTTATAATAGGTTTTTTTTTTGTAAAAAGTGAGATGTTCGTAAGGATATATAATGGATCATGGGCAGTGTGAAGCCATATGTACAACCTGGATCAAGCGAATGAGAAATTTTTGAAATGCCATTTTGAGAAATTAGAGGAGCAACACATGATCAACTGGGATTTTTTTCCCCCAAATCATTGACTTGCGCATGTATTTAGTTGGTGCTACGGGTCATGGCATCTCCTTTAAACGAAATTAGACTTGctccaatgttggaaatatgccctagaggcaataataaaatggttattattatatttctttgttcatgataattgtctattgttcatgctataattgtgttatccggaaatcgtaatacatgtgtgaatacatagaccacaacacgtccctactgagcctctagttgactagctcgttgatcaaaatatggtcatggtttcctgactatggacattagatgtcgttgataacgggatcacatcattaggagaatgatgtgatggacaagacccaatcctaagcatagctcaaagatcgtgtagttcgtttgctgtagcttttctgaatgtcaagtatcatttccttagaccatgagattgtgcaactcccggacaccgtaggagtgccttgggtgtgccaaacgtcacaacgtaactggatgactataaaggtacattacaggtatctccgaaagtgtctgttgggttggcacgaatcgagactgggatttgtcactccgtatgacggagaggtatctctgggcccactcggtaatgcatcatcataatgagctcaatgtgat encodes the following:
- the LOC123106033 gene encoding pyridoxine/pyridoxamine 5'-phosphate oxidase 2 → MAGGGAAASTLSSPWRLLLQRALDTNAHLKHSTFFQLATVGGGGRPANRTVVFRGFQEHCDKIQINTDARSNKIGEIKEWPLGEICWYFTDSWEQFRISGIIDVIDGSCPDPAKLQQREKAWFASSVKSRLQYLGPSPGVPVANDDHVTDVHLDPSAGPVDAYCLLTLDPEKVDYVNLKSNQRLMFTRTQEGDESSDWMAKKVSP